The nucleotide sequence GCCGGCGCCTCGCCCGCGCAGGAGATCGCGTTCACCCTCGCCGACGGCATCGAGTACGTCCGCACGGCGGTCGCCGCCGGCATGGACGTCGACGACTTCGCCCCCCGCCTCTCCTTCTTCTTCGTGGCCCGCACGACGATCCTGGAGGAGGTCGCCAAGTTCCGGGCGGCCCGCCGGATCTGGGCGCGGGTCATGAAGGAGGAGTTCGGCGCGCGGGACCCCAAGTCGTGGATGCTCCGCTTCCACACCCAGACCGCGGGCGTCCAGCTCACCGCCCAGCAGCCCGAGGTCAATCTGGTGCGGGTCGCCGTCCAGGGCCTCGCGGCCGTCCTCGGCGGCACGCAGTCCCTGCACACCAACTCCTTCGACGAGGCCATCGCCCTGCCGACGGACAAGTCCGCCCGCCTCGCCCTGCGCACCCAGCAGGTGCTCGCCCACGAGACGGACGTCACCGCCACCGTCGACCCCTTCGCCGGCAGTTACGCCGTCGAGCGGATGACCGACGACGTCGAGGCCGCCGCCCTGGAGCTGATGGGCCGGATCGAGGACATGGGCGGCGCGGTCAGCGCGATCGAGCGCGGCTTCCAGAAGGGCGAGATCGAACGCTCCGCGTACCGGATCGCCCAGGAGACCGACAGCGGCGAGCGGGTCGTCGTCGGCGTCAACCGCTACACCGTCGACGTCGAGGAACCCTACGAGCCCCTGCGCGTCGACCCGGCGATCGAGGCCCAGCAGGCCGAACGCCTCGCCGCCCTGCGGGCCGGGCGCGATCGCCGGGCGGTGGACACGGCGCTCGCGGAGCTGAGGAAGGCGGCGGAGGGCACGGAGAACGTCCTCCCCCCGATGAAGGAGGCGCTCAGGGCACGCGCCACGATCGGCGAGGTCTGCGACGCCCTGCGCCGGGTCTGGGGCACGTACGTCCCCACCGACGCGTTCTGATCTTCCGCGATACGAAACACCTGGACGGGCTGTCGTACTCGCGTGCGACACTCGCCCCATGCTGGGTGTCACCGATCTTCCGACCTATCTCGTGGGTCTCGTCCTCATCATCCTCCTGCCGGGGCCGAACTCGCTGTACGTGCTGTCCGTCGCCGCCCGCAAGGGCACCCGGACCGGGTACAAGGCCGCCGCCGGGGTGTTCACCGGGGACGCGGTCCTGATGACACTGGCCGCGCTCGGTGCGGCCTCGCTGCTCCAGACCACGCCGCTGCTCTTCATGATCGTGAAGTACGCGGGCGCCGGCTACCTGGCCTGGATGGCGTACGGGATGCTCCGCTCGGCCCGGGAGATGTGGCGCTCGCGCGCGCGGACGGTGACCGACGAGCCGGTGGAGGCAGCGGCGGCGCCGGGGGAGAACCCGTACCGCAGGGCGCTCGTCATCAGCCTCTTCAACCCGAAGGCCATCCTCTTCCTCATCTCCTTCTTCGTGCAGTTCGTGGACCCCGCGTACGCCTACCCGGCGCTCTCCTTCCTGGTCCTCGGCACCCTCCTGGAGATCGGCAGCTTCCTCTACCTGACGATGCTGATATTCGGCGGCACCCGGCTCGCCGCCGCCTTCCGCCGCCGCAGGCGCCTCTCGGCCGGAGCGACCTCCGCCGCCGGCGCGCTCTTCCTCGGCTTCGCCGCCAAGCTCTCCCTCAGCAGCGCCGCTTGACCCTCACACCGTGTGAGGCCGTCCCGTAGGGGTCGTCATGTTCACCATCGGAGACTTCGCCCGGCACGGGCGGGTGTCGGTCCGGATGCTGCGGCACTACGACGCCATCGGACTGCTGCGCCCGGCCCGGGTCGACCCGCACACGGGATACCGCTTCTACGCGGCGGACCAGCTCGCGCTGCTCAACCGCGTCATCGCGCTCAAGGACCTCGGCTTCACCCTCGAACAGGTGGGGGCGATCCTCGACGAGCAGATCGACGCGGACGAGCTGCGCGGGATGCTGCGGCTCCGTCAGGCCGAGCTGGAAGCGGCCCTGACGGAGGCGCGGGCGCGGCTCGCCCAGGTCGGCGCGAGGCTCCGGGCCATCGAGAGCGAGGGACGCATGTCCACCCAGGACGTCGTCGTCAAGAAGATCCCCGCCGTCCGTGTCGCCGAGCTGAGCGCGGTCGCCGCGAGCTTCGGCCCGCACGACATCGGTCCGGTCATCGGGCCCCTGTACGAGGAGCTGTGCGGCCGCCTGGAGGCCGCCGGGCTCACCGGGTTCGGCCCGGGCATCGCGTACTACGAGGACGCGGGCACGGGGGACGGCTCGGTCCTCGTGCACGCCGCCATGACCGTTCCCGAGGGGACGGCCGTGGAGGGCGTCGAGGTGCGCGTGCTGCCCGGCATCGAGGAGGCGGCGACCGTCGTCCACCGGGGTTCGATGGACGAGATCCTGCCCACCGCGCAGACCCTGGCCCGCTGGATCGAGGCCAACGGCTACGAGACCCGGCACTACGCCCGCGAGCTGTACCTGGAGTGCCCCGAGGACCGCTCGCGGTGGGTCACGGAGCTCCAGGAGGAGATCGTCCGCGCCTGAGCCGCCGCGGGTACGCCGACGGGCCCGGGTCCCCCGCACGGGGCCCGGGCCCGTCGGCCCGTGGGCCCGGCTACCTCTTGAGCGCCTTGCGCAGCCGCAGCGCGCGCCGCGCCAGGCGGCGCACCCTCGGATGGCGGGGGAGCGGGATGCCGCCGGGCAGGTTCAGGACGGTGAGGCGGCGGCGGGTGAAGTGGTGCCGGGTGCGCTCGGCGAGCGGCCCCGACAGGTGCCGTACCGCGGGCTCCCGCAGCTCGGGCCGGATCTTCGGCTGCATGGCGAAGCCGACGGCCGCGACCAGGTCGTTGAGCTCGGCGGTGCCGATGGCGGCGCCGTCCGCCGGGCCGTGCCCGGTGCCGCCCGTGCCGTCCTCCAGGGGCGGCACGACCGCGTCGACGACGGTGAGCGGGATGCGGTTGCTGTTCTGGAACGGGGTGAGCCGTTCGAGCAGGGTGTGCGTCCCGACCCGGGCGACGGGCAGCCCGTAGAAGGTCCGCGCGGTGAGCAGCGCCGTGGAGAAGCAGCCGACGACGAGCGCGGGCCGGATTTCCCGGTAGAGGACCTCGGCGAGTACCGGCCGGTCCTCCACGGTCAGTTCGGCGCCGAGCGCCTCCGCCTCGGCGGCCAGCGTCTTCGTCCAGGCGTCGGGGGCCGTCGGGTGCGGCTTGAAGACGAGGCTGCGGTGGCCCCGGGCGACCGCCCCGCGGACCATCCGCAGGTGCAGTTCCTCCTCCTCGGCGGCGGTCAGCAGGCCGAGCGCCGCGAGGTACTGGCCGAGGAGCAGCGCGGGTCCGTCCCCGGCGGCGGCCGGGGCGGCGGGCCCGGCGAGCTCGTCGACGCACGAGGTGAACGCCTCGGTCGGCACGGCCTCCGGCACCGCCCCGAACTCGGCGAGCAGCAGCGGCGCGAGACCGGGCACGAGGTCGAGGTGGAGGAGCCGGCCGACGCGGCCGCCGATGAGCGGGTCGATCTTGTTGCGGGTCGGGCCGTAGCTCATGAGCCCGTCCGCGTACACGGTGATCGGCGCGTCGGGCAGCAGCTGCGCGATGGCGAGCGCGGGCGTCACCTGGAGGGATTCCAGGGCGAGCTCGACGCGGTCGTCCCCGAGGTCCCAGAGCTTGCGCAGATGGCGCTGGAGGAGCGGCAGGTCGCTGGGCCGGGGGGTCCAGCCGCCGGGGTGGAGCGGGGAGATCGTCTCGTTCCACGACAGGACGGAGTCGAAGCGGCCGCGCAGCCGCTCGAAGCCCTCGGCGGTGTCCAGGGCCGGGGTGGTCTCCGGTACGGCGGCGTTGTTGGTGACGAGGAGGACGCGGCGGTCGGCGGGGCCGAAGGCGCCGCTGTCGAGGGCGGCGGCCAGCGTCACGGCCCCGTAGAGCGTGGAGGCGCAGAAGATCTGGGTGGTGCGGCGGGGGCTCACGCGGCCCCCTCCGCGGCGGTCGGGCCGGCGCCCAGGCCCGTACCCGGTGACGGCGGCGGGGCGGGGCGGCGCCTGCGCAGCTTGCGCAGCATCGTCGCGCGGTCGCCGCCCATCGCGGAGAGGGCCTCGTCGAGGACGTCCTGCGGCATGCGGCGGAGCGCGCCCGCGCACATCGCCTTCAGCCGGCGGGCCACTTCCGGTTCGAATCGTTCGATGGAACCGATGTGGTGGGAAATGACCGCGCAATAGGTGCGGACGGCTTTGGGAAGAAGAAGATCGGCTTCGGTGTCCGTCGCCGTTTCCTCGATCACCTGGTCGAATGCGCGAATGAAATCGAGCTGCCGCACATCGCCGATCTGGGTGAGTGAGGTGGCCACTCCGCGCCGGTAGAAGACGCCGAGTTCCCCGATGGCGGCGAATGATTCGGCCTCGCGGTGCAGCTTCCAGATCCACGGCCGGTCCTCTGCGGTGCGCAGCCCGTGCGGGAAGTGCAGCAGCCCCCGGTCGAGGAGCCGCCGGTGGTAGATCCCGGCCCAGGCGTAGGGGTAGTCGACCGAGGTGGTCCGGTGCGACGGCAGGATCGCGCGGCGCGGGTCGAGCACCTCGCCGCGCCGGGCCACCGGGGCCCGGCGGATGCCGCGGTTGCGGCCGGTCACGGAGACGTGGTCGGTGCGCACGAAGTCGCAGCCGAGTTCCTCGGCGGCGGCGACCAGGCGGGAGTAGTAGCCGGGGGCGAGCCAGTCGTCCCCGTCGAGGAAGGTGATGTACGCGCCGCGGGCGGCGTCGAGGCCGGTGTTCCGGGCCGTGGCGAGGCCCTCGTTGTGCTCGTGCCTGATCAGGACGGCACCCGGGATCTCGCGTGCGGCCCGTTCGAGGAGTTCGGGCGTCCCGTCCGACGAGCAGTCGTCGACCAGCAGGAACTCGAAGTCCTCGCGGGCGTTCGCCCGCAGGCTCGTGAGGGTGTCGGGAGCGTATGTCTGCACGTTGAAGAACGGCACGACGACGGAGAGCTTGACCACCCGGTCGACGCTAGGTGTCGCCCCGGCATTCCCCCCGACCGTTGGGCAGCTATTCGGTGAACACCAAGCGGCGGGCCGCTTAACCGCCTTTACCCGGGAAGGAATTCAGCCCACTGAAGTCCGGTTCCCGACCCGCTTCAACAGGCGGAGAGGCTCTGTTCACCGTTTGTTGTGGCCCAGTTGGGCCGAAAAGCGGAATGCCCTTCTAGCGTCCTCGGCGTGCCAGCAAGTACCAGAGAAGCGGTACGGGTCGCCGTACTCGCCGACTCCGACACCCGGTGGAAATGGGGCGCCCTCACGGCGCGCCGCATCACCACGGCGACCGCCGAACCCACCGGATTCGTCCTGCGCGGACGGGCGACCCCCACCGCACGCCAGCTCGCCGAGACCGGGGTGTCCACGGTCACCCCGCGCGAGGTGACCGGTGCGGAGTTCCTGCGCGCGGTACGGGACGCGCAGGCGCGCGGCGAGGGATACGACGTCGTCGTCCTCGCGCTCGTCGGAGGCACCGTACGGGCCGTCCTCCAGGGCCTTGCCGACCTGGAGCTCGAACGGCGCCCCGTGATCGTCACCGGCTACGTCGGCGTCGTCTACGAGAAGCTGACCGACGGCCTGCTGCTGCGGCACGGCGCCGATGTCGTCCTCGCCAACTCCCGTCACGACGCGGAGCGTTTCCGCGCCGTGTACGAAGGAGTGGGCGCCGGGGCCGACTCCGTCGTCGAGGCCGCGCTGCCCTTCCTCGGCGGCACGCCGTACGCCCCCGAAACCGGCCGCGACACCCTGGTCTTCGCCGCCCAGCCGTCCGTGCCCGTCACCCGGGCCGACCGCGCCTACGTACTGCGGCGCCTGATCGCCCACGCCCGGCTCCACCCCGGCCGCGAGGTGCTCCTCAAGCTCCGCTCCAAGCCGGGCGAACACACCACGCACCTGGAGGAGTACCCCTTCCAGAAGCTGGTCCGCGAACTCGACCCGCCGGCCAACTTCCGGCTCGTGTACGGGCACATGGGCGAGGTCCTCGACCGCACCGACCTGCTGGTCACGGTCTCCTCCACGGCCGCCCTCGAAGCCCTCCACCGGCGCGTCCCCACCGCGATCCTCACCGACCTCGGGGTCCGCGAGGTGCTCGGCAACCACCACTTCGTCGGCTCCGGCCTGCTCGCCTCCTTCGACCAGCTCGACAAGGGGCTCGTCCCGGCCCCCGACGAGACCTGGCTCGCCCGGCAGGGCGTCGCGGCCGGGGGTCCCGCCACGCCGTCAGGCGGAGGGGGAGGCTCGTACGAAGGCGCCTTCGACGCGGCCCGCGACCGGGTCGCCGCCCTCCTGGCACTCCCCGTGCTGCCCCCGATCGCCCCCTACTACACCGCGGAGACGGCCCCCGGCTACCTGCCCGGGATCCTCGCCCGCCACCGCCTGGACGTCACCGCGCCGGAGCCCCGTGAGAGCGGGCTGCGCCGGGTCGTCCGGGAGGCCGCGCGGGGCGCGTACCGCCACGGCGTGCAACGCGTCGCCCCCGTCATCCGCCGTCTGGGAGAACTCTGATGCCCGACACCGCCACCCCGGCCGCCCCGCCGACCGTCCTCGCCGTGATCCCCGCGAGGGGCGGCTCGAAGGGCGTCCCCGCCAAGAACCTCGCCTCGGTGGCCGGGGTCCCCCTGGTGGCCCGCGCCGTGCGCGCCTGCCTCGGCGCCCGCAACGTCACCCACGTCGTCGTCTCCACCGACGACTCCGGCATCGCCGCGGCGGCCCGCACCGCCGGGGCCGAGGCCGTGGCCCGCCCCGCCGCGATCGCCGGCGACACCGCCACCAGCGAGGCGGCCGTGCTGCACGCCATGGACGCCTTCGAGGCCGGCCACGGCCGCGCCGCCGACGTGGTCCTCCTCGTCCAGTGCACCAGCCCCTTCCTCACCTCCGCCGAGATCGCCGAGACCGTCGAGCGCATCACCTCCGGCGCCGCCGACACCGCCTTCACGGCGGCCCCCTCGCACGGCTTCCTGTGGCGCGACGCCCCCGACGGCTCGGCGGACGGCGCCACCGGCGTCAACCACGACAAGGCGCACCGCCCCCGCCGCCAGGACCGCGAGCCCGAGTACCTGGAGACCGGCGCCGTCTACGCGATGGACGCGGCCGGCTTCCGCAGCCACGAGCACCGCTTCTTCGGCCGCACGGCCCTCGTCGTCACCGACCCCGCCCGGGTCCTGGAGATCGACGACCCGCACGACCTGGCCCGCGCCCGCGCCCTGGCGCCCCTCCTCGACACCCCGGCCACCCCCGGCTTCGCCGACGTCGACGCCGTCGTCCTCGACTTCGACGGCACGCAGACCGACGACCGGGTCCATCTGGACGCCGAGGGACGCGAGTTCGTCTCCGCGCACCGCGGTGACGGCCTCGGCATCGCCGCCCTGCGGCGGGCCGGCCTCCCGGTCCTCATCCTCTCCACCGAGCAGAACGCCGTCGTCGCGGCCCGCGCCCGCAAGCTCAAGATCCCCGTCCTGCACGGCATCGACCGCAAGGACCGGGCGCTCAAGGAGTGGTGCGAGGCCGAGGGCATCGACCCGCAGCGCGTGCTCTACGCCGGAAACGACGTCAACGACCTCCCCTGCTTCCACCTCGTCGGCTGGCCCGTCGCGGTGAGCAGCGCGCACGACTCCGTACGGGCCGCGGCCCGCGCGGTCACCGTCACCCCGGGTGGTTCCGGTGCGATCCGCGAGATCGCCGCCTGGCTCCTCGGACCCGAGCTCAACACCCCTCACTCCTAAGGATCAGCACCATGAACACCCGACTTCGCACCCTCGGCTCCAAGACCGCCGGCCCGGGCCAGTCCGTCTACATCACCGGCGAGATCGGCATCAACCACAACGGTGACCTCGACAACGCCTTCGCGCTCATCGACGTCGCCGCCGAGGCCGGCTGCGACGCCGTCAAGTTCCAGAAGCGCACCCCGGAGATCTGCACCCCGCGCGACCAGTGGGACATCGAGCGCGACACCCCCTGGGGCCGGATGACCTACATCGACTACCGCCACCGCGTGGAGTTCGACGAGACCCAGTACCGCGCCATCGACGAGCACTGCAAGAAGCGCGGCATCGACTGGTTCGCCTCCCCGTGGGACACCGAGGCCGTCGCCTTCCTGGAGAAGTTCGACGTCCCGGCCCACAAGGTCGCCTCCGCCTCCCTCACCGACGACGAGCTGCTGCGCGCGCTGCGCGCCACCGGCCGCACGGTCATCCTCTCCACCGGCATGTCGACCCCGGAGCAGATCCGGCACGCCGTCGAGGTCCTCGGCAGCGCCAACATCCTGCTCTGCCACGCCACCTCGACCTACCCGGCCAAGGCGGAGGAGCTCAACCTGCGCGTCATCCAGACGCTCCAGGAGGAGTACCCGAACGTCCCGATCGGCTACTCCGGCCACGAGACCGGCCTCCAGACCACGCTGGCCGCCGTCGCCCTCGGCGCCGCGTTCGTCGAGCGCCACATCACCCTCGACCGCGCCATGTGGGGCTCCGACCAGGCCGCCTCCGTCGAGCCGCAGGGCCTGCAGCGCCTCGTCCGCGACATCCGCACCATCGAGACCGCCCTCGGCGACGGCGTCAAGAAGGTGTACGAGTCGGAGCTCGGCCCGATGAAGAAGCTCCGCCGGGTCCAGGGGCTCGTCGCCGCATGACCGGCCAGCTGGCGTTCGTCGAGAGCCCGGTCCAGCTCCTCAACGTCCTGGAATGGGCGCACACCCGGGCGGTCGCCACGGGAGCTCCCTCCGTCGCGCCCACGGGCGCGCCCGGCTCCGCGGACGCCGGCGCGTCCGTGCGGGCGACCCCCTCGACGGACGCCACTCAGGGCGGGGCAGCCGCCCCGCCCGCCCTGACGGTCGTCGTCCTCTCGCCGACCGACCCCATGTCGCGGGGCCAGCTGCGCCGGATGGCCCAGCTGGCCCGCGACGAAGGCCTCACCGTCCACTGGCAGGAGGCCCGCCGCGGCCGGGGCGCGCTCGTCCGCACCCTGCGCGAGCTCGCCCGGCCGCTGCGCTCCGCGGAGCGGGTGATCGTCGGGGACCCGTTCTCCCGGTACGTCCAGCTGCTGCTGACCCTGTTCGGCCCCCGGCACCTGACCGTGGTCGACGACGGCACCGCCACCATGGAGTTCGCCGCCCAGCTCGGCCGGGGCGAGCGGCTGGTGCGCTGGCACCGCAAGGGCAGCGCCCTCGACCCGCGCGAGCTGGTGCTCGCCCCGGTGTCCTCGTTCGCCAAGCGGCGCCTCGCGCCGACCCGGGGCCGTACGGTCGAGATCTTCACCTCGCTGCCCGTCGAGGCCCCCGAGGGCATCACGGTCACCGAGAACTCCTTTGCCTGGACCCGGACCCGCTTCGGCCCGCCGCGGCTGACCGGCGGCGCGGACCTGGTGGGCACCTCGCTGGTCGAGACGGGTGTGGTCGAGGCCGGGCACTACGACCGGGTGGTGGGCGAGCTGGCCCGTACCCACGGCGCCACCCGCTACTTCGCGCACCGCAGGGAGAGCGCGGAGAAGCTGCACCGGATCGCGGTCGAGACGGGCCTGCAGGTGGTCCGGCCGGAGTTGCCGCTGGAGCTGATCGCCCGGCGCGGTCCCATCGGGCGTACGGTCGTCAGCTTCCCGTCCACGGTGGTGCACACCCTGCCGCTGGCGCTGGCCGGCACCGGGGTGAGGGTCGCGGTGTGCGAGATCGCGCCCGAGTGGCTGCGGGCGACCGCCTCCCCGCGCGCCCAGGGCTTCCTGTCGCGGGTGACCGGCACGGCGGCCCACGAGGTGGACCGGCTGACCTCGCGGACGGCGGGCCCGGCCGACCGGCTCGAATTCGGCTGAGCGTACCCATATGGAACGGGCTTCATGCCTGCCAAACCGAGATTCTTTCCCCTAACGGGCTGAACTTTTCGTGATCAACGGGCAGTTGACCTCCCGGGAGGCATACCCTTCAAAGGGTGAACCAGTTGAAGTCCCGTGAGCCAGGCTCCGCCACCCTGCCCGGAACGCTGTCCGAACCCCTGCGCGTCGAACTGATCGCGTTCCGCAGGGACTTGCACATGCACCCCGAGCTCGGGAACCAGGAGTTCCGTACGACCGCCGCGCTCAAGGCCCGCCTGGAGGCGGCCGGCCTCGCGCCCAAGGTCCTGCCGGGCGGCACCGGACTCATCTGTGACATCGGCACCCGCGACCCGGGCAGGCCCATGCTCGCGATCCGCGCCGACCTCGACGCGCTGCCCATCCCCGACGTCAAGACCGTCGCCTACCGCTCCACCGTGGCCAACCGCGCACACGCCTGCGGACACGACGTCCACACCACCACCGTCCTCGGCGCCGGACTCGTCCTCGCCGAGCTCGACCGGCAGGGCCTCCTCCCGGCCCCCGTGCGGCTCCTGTTCCAGCCCGCCGAGGAGGTCCTCCCCGGCGGCGCCGCCGACGCCGTCGAGGCCGGCGTCCTGGACGGGGTCGGCCGGATCATCGCCGTCCACTGCGACCCCAAGGTCGACGCCGGGAAGATCGGGCTCCGGACCGGCCCCATCACCTCCGCCTGCGACCGGCTCGAAGTCACCCTCGACGGACCCGGCGGCCACACCGCCCGCCCCCACCTCACCACCGACCTCGTCACCGCCGCCGCCCGGGTCGCCGTCGACGTCCCCGGCGTCCTGAGCCGCCGCGTCGACGCCCGCTCAGGACTCTCGGTCACCTGGGGCCGCATCGAGTCCGGCCACGCGTGCAACGTCATCCCCCAGCACGCCGAGCTCTCCGGCACCGTCCGCTGCCTCGACCTGCCCACCTGGCGGGAGGCCCCCGACCTGGTCCACGCGGCCATCGACGAGATCGCGACCCTGCACCGCGCGAAGTCGACCGTCACCTACGTCCGGGGCGTCCCCCCGGTCGTCAACGACCCGGCCGTCACCGAGCTGCTGCAGGCCGCCATGACCGCCCGCCGCGGCGCGCACGCGATCGAGGACACCGAGCAGAGCCTCGGCGGCGAGGACTTCTCCTGGTACCTGGAGCACGTCCCCGGCGCCATGGCCCGGCTCGGCGTCCGCACCCCGGGCGACACCCGCGTCCG is from Streptomyces venezuelae ATCC 10712 and encodes:
- a CDS encoding acyl-CoA mutase large subunit family protein — encoded protein: MARESESGLPIEPVYGPEALEGWDPAEKLGDPGAYPYTRGVYPSMYTGRPWTMRQYAGFGTAVESNARYKQLIANGTMGLSVAFDLPTQMGHDSDAPIAHGEVGKVGVAVDSVEDMRILFDGIPLDKVSTSMTINAPAAPLLLMYQLVAEEQGVTADRLTGTVQNDVLKEYIARGTYIFPPAPSLRLIADTFKYCRAGIPKWNTISISGYHMAEAGASPAQEIAFTLADGIEYVRTAVAAGMDVDDFAPRLSFFFVARTTILEEVAKFRAARRIWARVMKEEFGARDPKSWMLRFHTQTAGVQLTAQQPEVNLVRVAVQGLAAVLGGTQSLHTNSFDEAIALPTDKSARLALRTQQVLAHETDVTATVDPFAGSYAVERMTDDVEAAALELMGRIEDMGGAVSAIERGFQKGEIERSAYRIAQETDSGERVVVGVNRYTVDVEEPYEPLRVDPAIEAQQAERLAALRAGRDRRAVDTALAELRKAAEGTENVLPPMKEALRARATIGEVCDALRRVWGTYVPTDAF
- the leuE gene encoding leucine efflux protein LeuE, whose product is MLGVTDLPTYLVGLVLIILLPGPNSLYVLSVAARKGTRTGYKAAAGVFTGDAVLMTLAALGAASLLQTTPLLFMIVKYAGAGYLAWMAYGMLRSAREMWRSRARTVTDEPVEAAAAPGENPYRRALVISLFNPKAILFLISFFVQFVDPAYAYPALSFLVLGTLLEIGSFLYLTMLIFGGTRLAAAFRRRRRLSAGATSAAGALFLGFAAKLSLSSAA
- a CDS encoding MerR family transcriptional regulator; this translates as MFTIGDFARHGRVSVRMLRHYDAIGLLRPARVDPHTGYRFYAADQLALLNRVIALKDLGFTLEQVGAILDEQIDADELRGMLRLRQAELEAALTEARARLAQVGARLRAIESEGRMSTQDVVVKKIPAVRVAELSAVAASFGPHDIGPVIGPLYEELCGRLEAAGLTGFGPGIAYYEDAGTGDGSVLVHAAMTVPEGTAVEGVEVRVLPGIEEAATVVHRGSMDEILPTAQTLARWIEANGYETRHYARELYLECPEDRSRWVTELQEEIVRA
- a CDS encoding polysialyltransferase family glycosyltransferase, whose protein sequence is MSPRRTTQIFCASTLYGAVTLAAALDSGAFGPADRRVLLVTNNAAVPETTPALDTAEGFERLRGRFDSVLSWNETISPLHPGGWTPRPSDLPLLQRHLRKLWDLGDDRVELALESLQVTPALAIAQLLPDAPITVYADGLMSYGPTRNKIDPLIGGRVGRLLHLDLVPGLAPLLLAEFGAVPEAVPTEAFTSCVDELAGPAAPAAAGDGPALLLGQYLAALGLLTAAEEEELHLRMVRGAVARGHRSLVFKPHPTAPDAWTKTLAAEAEALGAELTVEDRPVLAEVLYREIRPALVVGCFSTALLTARTFYGLPVARVGTHTLLERLTPFQNSNRIPLTVVDAVVPPLEDGTGGTGHGPADGAAIGTAELNDLVAAVGFAMQPKIRPELREPAVRHLSGPLAERTRHHFTRRRLTVLNLPGGIPLPRHPRVRRLARRALRLRKALKR
- a CDS encoding glycosyltransferase family 2 protein translates to MVKLSVVVPFFNVQTYAPDTLTSLRANAREDFEFLLVDDCSSDGTPELLERAAREIPGAVLIRHEHNEGLATARNTGLDAARGAYITFLDGDDWLAPGYYSRLVAAAEELGCDFVRTDHVSVTGRNRGIRRAPVARRGEVLDPRRAILPSHRTTSVDYPYAWAGIYHRRLLDRGLLHFPHGLRTAEDRPWIWKLHREAESFAAIGELGVFYRRGVATSLTQIGDVRQLDFIRAFDQVIEETATDTEADLLLPKAVRTYCAVISHHIGSIERFEPEVARRLKAMCAGALRRMPQDVLDEALSAMGGDRATMLRKLRRRRPAPPPSPGTGLGAGPTAAEGAA
- a CDS encoding DUF6716 putative glycosyltransferase; this translates as MPASTREAVRVAVLADSDTRWKWGALTARRITTATAEPTGFVLRGRATPTARQLAETGVSTVTPREVTGAEFLRAVRDAQARGEGYDVVVLALVGGTVRAVLQGLADLELERRPVIVTGYVGVVYEKLTDGLLLRHGADVVLANSRHDAERFRAVYEGVGAGADSVVEAALPFLGGTPYAPETGRDTLVFAAQPSVPVTRADRAYVLRRLIAHARLHPGREVLLKLRSKPGEHTTHLEEYPFQKLVRELDPPANFRLVYGHMGEVLDRTDLLVTVSSTAALEALHRRVPTAILTDLGVREVLGNHHFVGSGLLASFDQLDKGLVPAPDETWLARQGVAAGGPATPSGGGGGSYEGAFDAARDRVAALLALPVLPPIAPYYTAETAPGYLPGILARHRLDVTAPEPRESGLRRVVREAARGAYRHGVQRVAPVIRRLGEL
- a CDS encoding acylneuraminate cytidylyltransferase; translation: MPDTATPAAPPTVLAVIPARGGSKGVPAKNLASVAGVPLVARAVRACLGARNVTHVVVSTDDSGIAAAARTAGAEAVARPAAIAGDTATSEAAVLHAMDAFEAGHGRAADVVLLVQCTSPFLTSAEIAETVERITSGAADTAFTAAPSHGFLWRDAPDGSADGATGVNHDKAHRPRRQDREPEYLETGAVYAMDAAGFRSHEHRFFGRTALVVTDPARVLEIDDPHDLARARALAPLLDTPATPGFADVDAVVLDFDGTQTDDRVHLDAEGREFVSAHRGDGLGIAALRRAGLPVLILSTEQNAVVAARARKLKIPVLHGIDRKDRALKEWCEAEGIDPQRVLYAGNDVNDLPCFHLVGWPVAVSSAHDSVRAAARAVTVTPGGSGAIREIAAWLLGPELNTPHS
- a CDS encoding N-acetylneuraminate synthase family protein, encoding MNTRLRTLGSKTAGPGQSVYITGEIGINHNGDLDNAFALIDVAAEAGCDAVKFQKRTPEICTPRDQWDIERDTPWGRMTYIDYRHRVEFDETQYRAIDEHCKKRGIDWFASPWDTEAVAFLEKFDVPAHKVASASLTDDELLRALRATGRTVILSTGMSTPEQIRHAVEVLGSANILLCHATSTYPAKAEELNLRVIQTLQEEYPNVPIGYSGHETGLQTTLAAVALGAAFVERHITLDRAMWGSDQAASVEPQGLQRLVRDIRTIETALGDGVKKVYESELGPMKKLRRVQGLVAA
- a CDS encoding amidohydrolase, with translation MNQLKSREPGSATLPGTLSEPLRVELIAFRRDLHMHPELGNQEFRTTAALKARLEAAGLAPKVLPGGTGLICDIGTRDPGRPMLAIRADLDALPIPDVKTVAYRSTVANRAHACGHDVHTTTVLGAGLVLAELDRQGLLPAPVRLLFQPAEEVLPGGAADAVEAGVLDGVGRIIAVHCDPKVDAGKIGLRTGPITSACDRLEVTLDGPGGHTARPHLTTDLVTAAARVAVDVPGVLSRRVDARSGLSVTWGRIESGHACNVIPQHAELSGTVRCLDLPTWREAPDLVHAAIDEIATLHRAKSTVTYVRGVPPVVNDPAVTELLQAAMTARRGAHAIEDTEQSLGGEDFSWYLEHVPGAMARLGVRTPGDTRVRDLHAGDFDVDERCIEAAVELFTAASLIDATQRH